A region from the Candidatus Electrothrix scaldis genome encodes:
- a CDS encoding CHASE2 domain-containing protein, with protein sequence MSITAEPDHNSRSSPIQAKTKRRARWLAPFTISLLPTSIIILLSIVPFPFLNAIDLKIYDFLLLLTRSPASDDAPLIVDIDEKSLNKYGQWPWPRFLVAELLEKIQQDEPLAVGLDIMFPEPDRTSLTQVYKKLETHFEMKIPAPQKVPERLRDNDALLAEVLRKGNFVTSLYFPALHGQIPNTNCTVHPLPIIIHQDSKRDRDLPDTLGQADALLCNLPSFDNAVAVNGFLNVEPDNDGILRRVPLLMKYQNNIYPHLSLATLIAATSPKTVLLKTSQYGTSGLIIDGQFIPLDKQSNLAVNFRKAPDTSRRPFEYISAADLLDGNIPANKFTNKIVFIGTSAVGLNDIHDIPGEHTVPGVEVHANIVDNILNNTFLRPPQWSTGMELAIIFFTGLAAAFLFFQCGIKGALLTFIFCGTGLFYGSKFLFSSYGIFLSPLYPALLILLNFSFIYPIKLYSSERSTRKKKEEIARMQEAILEIITALTEARDQETGGHIRRTQGYIRLMAEELRKNKKYSNILNNEEIDVLCKVAPLHDVGKIAVPDNILLKPGHLNAKEFEEIKKHTYYGKEIIEAALERVGSNYFLEKALEIVYTHQEKWDGSGYPQGLSGENIPLSGRLMAIADVYDALTSKRPYKVPVEHKKAVDIMVADSGTHFDPELIEAFLNIHDRFYDISTVTRTEENKGSKNKRTS encoded by the coding sequence ATGAGTATCACAGCAGAACCTGATCACAATTCCAGGTCTTCCCCTATTCAAGCCAAGACAAAGAGAAGAGCCCGATGGTTAGCACCCTTTACCATCTCTCTTTTGCCGACTTCAATCATCATCCTTCTCAGTATTGTCCCCTTTCCCTTCCTCAACGCCATTGATCTGAAAATCTACGATTTCCTCCTCTTATTAACACGCTCTCCAGCAAGCGACGACGCCCCACTGATAGTTGATATAGATGAAAAATCGCTTAATAAATACGGGCAATGGCCTTGGCCGCGCTTCCTTGTTGCCGAGCTCCTGGAAAAAATACAGCAGGATGAGCCTCTGGCTGTTGGATTAGATATCATGTTTCCCGAGCCAGACAGGACATCTCTGACACAAGTTTACAAAAAACTCGAAACCCATTTCGAGATGAAAATCCCCGCCCCCCAAAAGGTACCTGAGCGTCTTCGGGACAACGATGCCCTACTCGCCGAAGTCCTCAGGAAGGGAAATTTTGTCACCAGCCTCTACTTTCCTGCTCTTCACGGCCAGATACCCAATACTAACTGCACCGTTCACCCTTTACCCATCATCATCCATCAAGACAGCAAGCGGGACAGAGACTTACCAGATACCCTTGGTCAGGCAGACGCTCTTCTCTGCAACTTACCAAGTTTTGACAATGCAGTTGCCGTGAACGGTTTCCTTAATGTGGAGCCTGACAATGATGGCATCTTACGCAGAGTCCCTCTTTTAATGAAGTATCAGAATAACATATACCCTCACCTCTCTCTTGCCACCCTTATAGCAGCCACCTCCCCCAAGACAGTACTCCTCAAGACATCACAATACGGTACATCGGGCCTCATTATCGACGGGCAATTTATCCCTTTGGACAAACAAAGCAATCTTGCCGTGAATTTTAGAAAGGCGCCTGACACCTCCCGCAGACCCTTTGAATACATCTCAGCCGCAGACCTCCTTGACGGAAACATCCCTGCAAACAAGTTCACCAACAAGATAGTCTTCATTGGGACATCAGCAGTCGGACTGAATGACATCCACGATATACCGGGCGAACATACTGTTCCTGGCGTTGAAGTTCATGCCAATATCGTGGATAACATCCTCAATAACACCTTTCTTCGTCCTCCTCAATGGAGCACAGGAATGGAATTAGCCATCATCTTCTTCACAGGCCTGGCCGCCGCTTTTCTATTTTTTCAGTGCGGGATAAAAGGCGCGCTCCTGACATTCATTTTCTGTGGAACAGGTCTTTTCTATGGAAGCAAATTTCTCTTTTCATCCTACGGCATATTTCTTTCTCCGCTATACCCAGCCCTTCTCATCCTCCTTAACTTTTCTTTCATCTACCCTATAAAGCTTTATAGCTCCGAACGCAGTACCCGCAAAAAGAAAGAAGAGATAGCGCGTATGCAGGAAGCTATTCTCGAAATTATAACTGCCTTAACCGAGGCCCGAGATCAAGAAACAGGAGGACATATCAGAAGGACGCAGGGGTATATACGCCTTATGGCAGAGGAACTGCGAAAAAACAAAAAGTATAGCAACATTCTTAACAATGAAGAGATCGACGTTCTTTGCAAAGTTGCCCCGCTCCATGATGTTGGCAAGATAGCCGTCCCGGATAACATCCTCCTCAAACCGGGTCACCTCAATGCTAAAGAATTTGAGGAAATAAAAAAACACACCTATTATGGTAAAGAGATTATAGAAGCTGCATTAGAGCGGGTAGGCAGTAACTACTTTTTGGAAAAAGCCTTAGAAATCGTTTATACTCATCAGGAAAAATGGGATGGAAGCGGATACCCTCAGGGACTCTCCGGCGAGAATATCCCCCTTTCAGGACGACTTATGGCTATTGCCGATGTATATGATGCGTTAACTTCAAAACGCCCCTACAAGGTTCCGGTCGAACATAAAAAAGCCGTGGACATCATGGTCGCTGATAGTGGAACACATTTCGATCCTGAGCTCATAGAAGCTTTTTTAAACATACATGATCGTTTTTATGATATATCGACAGTCACGAGGACTGAAGAAAACAAGGGTTCAAAAAACAAACGAACAAGCTGA
- a CDS encoding OmpA family protein, which produces MYCFMSVALVTGCAQKNIKQTPSSGAQDLFVLLPDQDGKVGQITISNEAGSTTLSKANESALVTSHHIPARTKILSKQSIQKDFHDTLQAVPGTADQFILFFSSGTTQLTKESQEQLPQILKRIKERFPCEIAIIGHADTEASGEYNLTLSLKRAIHVKDQLLAIGAPRKLLEVSSHGENDPMIPTADNVAEPKNRRVEIFIR; this is translated from the coding sequence TTGTACTGTTTCATGAGCGTAGCCCTAGTTACTGGCTGCGCTCAAAAAAATATTAAACAAACTCCCTCTTCAGGCGCCCAGGACCTGTTCGTTCTCCTTCCTGATCAGGACGGCAAAGTAGGACAAATCACCATTTCTAACGAAGCAGGCTCAACCACGCTATCCAAAGCAAACGAATCAGCCCTGGTCACAAGCCATCATATACCAGCACGAACCAAAATCCTCTCTAAGCAATCAATCCAAAAAGATTTTCATGATACTCTACAGGCCGTCCCTGGCACCGCCGACCAATTCATCCTCTTCTTTTCTTCAGGAACAACACAACTGACTAAAGAATCCCAGGAACAGCTACCACAAATCCTCAAAAGGATAAAAGAACGATTCCCTTGCGAAATTGCCATCATCGGCCACGCAGATACCGAAGCAAGTGGAGAATACAACCTCACACTCTCTCTCAAAAGAGCCATCCACGTCAAAGACCAGTTACTCGCTATAGGTGCGCCCCGAAAACTCCTTGAAGTCTCTTCTCATGGCGAAAACGATCCTATGATCCCAACAGCAGACAATGTTGCTGAGCCAAAGAACAGGAGAGTAGAAATCTTTATCCGCTAA
- a CDS encoding FecR family protein: MLRKRIILSLLAVLLLAPPLTFAQDFVGGLRKVSGSATILRDGQQIIAKDGIRVKMGDKLTTGSNGSMGVIFTDNTRISLGSNSEIDINEYVFQPEKGSFSFLTELVQGTASYISGTIGKLSPKSVKFKTPTAVVGVRGTSFLVKAAPKK, translated from the coding sequence ATGTTGAGAAAGAGAATTATCCTATCGCTTCTTGCCGTTTTGTTACTTGCCCCACCACTCACCTTTGCTCAGGACTTTGTTGGGGGGCTTAGAAAAGTAAGCGGATCTGCAACCATTCTCCGAGATGGCCAGCAAATCATTGCAAAAGACGGCATACGGGTCAAGATGGGCGACAAACTCACCACCGGCTCAAATGGATCTATGGGCGTTATCTTCACGGATAACACCAGAATCTCGCTTGGATCCAATAGCGAAATCGACATTAACGAGTACGTTTTCCAACCTGAGAAGGGTAGCTTCTCCTTTCTGACAGAACTGGTTCAAGGGACAGCATCGTACATTTCCGGCACCATAGGAAAACTTTCTCCTAAGTCTGTCAAATTTAAAACCCCCACTGCAGTTGTTGGTGTCAGAGGGACAAGCTTTCTGGTTAAAGCCGCTCCAAAAAAATAG
- a CDS encoding N-acetylmuramoyl-L-alanine amidase, whose translation MRNHLPPFLEIRHLPTDQFEDRPKTIIIDTLIIHSMYNPEAKNRFSASSCKECLDKHGVSSHYLIDLNGNVWQLVAEDKKAWHAGISKMPEDGREGVNDFSIGIELIGSENTDFTDAQYQALTLLTKDILTRHPIIYVYGHRDIAPDRKTDPWDLDWKRYQKDMQHEIKTKLRFPSRDDFSL comes from the coding sequence ATGCGAAATCACCTCCCCCCTTTTTTAGAAATCCGCCACCTGCCGACGGACCAGTTCGAGGATCGGCCGAAAACCATTATCATCGACACCCTGATCATCCATTCCATGTATAATCCAGAGGCAAAAAATCGTTTTTCTGCTTCGTCCTGCAAAGAATGTCTGGACAAACATGGCGTATCGTCTCATTATCTGATTGATCTTAATGGCAACGTGTGGCAACTGGTTGCAGAGGATAAAAAAGCGTGGCATGCTGGTATCAGTAAAATGCCTGAAGACGGGCGAGAGGGAGTGAATGACTTCAGCATTGGTATCGAACTAATCGGCAGCGAAAATACTGACTTCACAGATGCCCAATATCAGGCCTTAACCCTGCTGACCAAAGATATCCTTACACGGCACCCTATTATATATGTATATGGCCATCGTGATATCGCGCCAGATCGCAAAACTGACCCCTGGGACCTAGACTGGAAGAGATATCAAAAAGATATGCAACACGAAATCAAGACAAAACTACGATTTCCCTCAAGGGACGATTTTTCCTTATAA
- a CDS encoding HD domain-containing protein yields MKQHCQYIFVSAKIAALFPGDLLEQLTIIHKDIGGEVYLVGGSVRDLVLGRPSGDLDLTVSHNAELWAELLRNFTGGTYVELGREEDAARIVLRQGLDVDFSSFRSGAQSIVEDLELRDITVNALAVPVHGLLVQDWQDEDELSVIDPTGGLADLKQQRIRVISGKSFADDPLRMLRVFRFAAVLDFTVMPETLEQIRLQRESIERVAKERVAYELDLIMGSPRAHQAFSAMRDCGLLWQVLPELQAGQGVDQPASHHLDVFEHCLEALNQMELVLAGLERYFPDTSSVMQEYLKGKHRWVQVKWAALLHDVGKPYTYGINEAKGGRITFYNHDMRGADILTEIARRLRWAKEDASVVARLIAGHMRPFFLANNQRQDRLTLKACLRLVRKIGEHLPGLFLLAMSDALAGKGEASPEDIEQEVAGVFARLLQVEEEHVVPVRTAPALITGKDLIDELGLTPGPLFRVLLERVEEAHMEHRISTREEALALASSEARKRTR; encoded by the coding sequence ATGAAACAACATTGTCAATATATCTTTGTCAGCGCAAAGATAGCGGCCTTATTTCCAGGCGACTTGTTGGAACAGCTGACTATTATACATAAAGACATCGGGGGCGAAGTTTATCTCGTCGGTGGTTCGGTGCGGGATCTGGTTCTGGGAAGACCATCTGGAGACCTTGATCTTACGGTATCTCATAATGCCGAACTCTGGGCGGAGCTGCTGAGGAATTTTACTGGCGGGACCTATGTCGAGCTGGGAAGGGAGGAAGATGCGGCTAGGATTGTGCTTCGGCAGGGGCTGGATGTGGATTTTTCTTCATTCCGCAGTGGTGCGCAATCTATCGTCGAGGATCTTGAGCTGCGCGATATCACTGTGAATGCCTTAGCCGTGCCGGTGCATGGGTTGCTCGTCCAGGACTGGCAGGATGAGGATGAGCTGTCGGTCATTGACCCGACTGGTGGTCTTGCCGATCTTAAACAGCAACGGATCAGAGTTATTTCCGGGAAGAGTTTTGCAGATGATCCGCTACGGATGTTACGGGTTTTTCGTTTTGCAGCGGTGCTTGATTTTACAGTGATGCCGGAAACTCTGGAGCAGATCCGGCTGCAACGAGAAAGTATTGAACGGGTAGCCAAAGAGCGAGTGGCCTATGAGCTGGACCTGATCATGGGATCACCCAGGGCACATCAGGCTTTTTCTGCCATGCGGGATTGCGGGCTGCTTTGGCAAGTCCTGCCCGAGTTGCAGGCAGGGCAGGGGGTGGATCAACCTGCCAGTCATCATCTGGATGTTTTTGAGCATTGCCTGGAGGCTTTGAATCAGATGGAGTTGGTACTGGCAGGGCTAGAGCGGTATTTTCCAGATACCTCTTCAGTGATGCAGGAATACCTGAAAGGAAAGCATAGATGGGTGCAGGTGAAATGGGCAGCTCTGCTCCATGATGTGGGGAAACCCTATACCTACGGGATTAATGAGGCAAAAGGCGGACGTATTACCTTTTATAATCACGATATGCGTGGTGCTGATATCTTGACTGAGATTGCGCGGCGACTTCGTTGGGCCAAAGAAGATGCTTCGGTTGTTGCCCGATTGATTGCCGGGCATATGCGCCCTTTTTTCCTCGCTAATAATCAGCGGCAAGATCGTTTGACCTTGAAGGCCTGTCTGCGTTTGGTGCGAAAGATCGGCGAACATTTGCCAGGGCTTTTTTTGTTGGCTATGTCCGATGCTCTCGCGGGAAAGGGGGAGGCCAGCCCTGAGGATATTGAGCAGGAGGTTGCAGGGGTTTTTGCCCGTCTGCTCCAGGTGGAGGAAGAGCACGTGGTACCGGTGCGGACGGCTCCGGCCCTGATTACCGGAAAAGACTTAATTGATGAGTTGGGGCTTACTCCCGGCCCGCTGTTTCGGGTACTCCTTGAACGAGTGGAAGAGGCCCATATGGAACATCGGATCAGCACCCGTGAGGAAGCCTTAGCTTTGGCCTCTTCTGAAGCTCGGAAAAGGACCAGGTAA
- a CDS encoding RlmE family RNA methyltransferase, producing the protein MRKEQDFYFHKAKKDNYPARSVYKLEEAQRKYKFLKKKQRVLDLGCHPGSWSLYAAKEVGRQGAVVGVDLQYTDIPTQKDHAEIHWLCYDVYTDELITELRKLWPGFHALISDMAPRTTGNQFSDHQHSLRLCRRALEIAGLMLHDNGSFYCKVFQGEDFPEFQRECKERFATIKVVKPQSSRNESREVFLLGRGFKR; encoded by the coding sequence ATGCGGAAAGAACAGGATTTTTATTTTCATAAGGCAAAAAAAGACAATTACCCGGCCCGGTCAGTATATAAACTGGAAGAGGCACAGCGGAAATATAAATTTTTAAAGAAAAAACAGCGAGTCCTGGACCTTGGATGTCATCCGGGAAGCTGGAGCCTCTATGCTGCTAAGGAAGTCGGCAGGCAGGGCGCGGTTGTTGGGGTTGACCTCCAGTATACCGATATTCCCACTCAAAAAGATCATGCCGAAATTCATTGGCTCTGTTATGATGTTTACACCGATGAACTGATCACTGAGTTACGCAAACTTTGGCCGGGTTTTCATGCCCTGATCAGTGATATGGCCCCTCGGACCACTGGAAATCAATTTTCTGATCATCAGCACTCGTTGCGGCTTTGCCGTCGGGCCCTGGAAATTGCCGGGCTCATGTTGCACGATAACGGTAGCTTTTATTGCAAGGTCTTTCAAGGAGAGGATTTCCCTGAATTTCAGCGGGAATGCAAAGAACGATTTGCCACGATCAAGGTGGTCAAGCCGCAGAGCTCCCGCAACGAGAGCCGGGAAGTGTTTCTGCTCGGTCGGGGGTTTAAGCGGTAG
- a CDS encoding DUF488 domain-containing protein, with protein MTLLQNLENGVTGAEFQKVLFLSQRETDISYYDFISSGRGFYSFQAVNDLEVLHESGWVEIKDNYIRVLRNLPHEKGLKQAEALKLLFFARGKKYRQEHLFSSNSVEQNKVQYFEGESVLFTIGYEGISFEQYVTRLMQQEIRLLCDVRMNPISRKFGFSKKRMAELLPTVGIEYLHIPGLGIASGKRRDLNTVSDYQHLFADYRKDLSKKKKHLFKLAELMGQYGRLALTCFEHKSSFCHRHCISDYLQKEKNLKVVHL; from the coding sequence ATGACACTGCTGCAAAATCTGGAAAATGGTGTAACAGGGGCGGAGTTTCAAAAAGTTCTTTTTTTGTCTCAGCGCGAGACAGACATTTCCTACTATGATTTTATTTCATCCGGTCGAGGTTTTTACTCCTTTCAGGCTGTTAACGATCTTGAGGTGCTGCATGAATCGGGCTGGGTTGAGATAAAAGATAATTATATAAGAGTGTTGCGTAATTTGCCTCATGAAAAAGGGTTAAAGCAGGCAGAGGCTCTGAAATTACTCTTTTTTGCTCGTGGTAAAAAATATCGCCAGGAACATCTTTTTTCTTCAAACTCCGTTGAGCAGAACAAAGTGCAGTATTTTGAAGGAGAGTCTGTTCTTTTTACCATAGGTTACGAGGGGATATCCTTTGAGCAATATGTCACCCGGCTTATGCAGCAGGAAATCCGTTTGCTTTGTGATGTGCGAATGAATCCGATCAGCAGGAAATTTGGATTTTCAAAAAAACGGATGGCCGAGTTGCTTCCGACAGTAGGGATTGAATATCTGCATATTCCTGGGCTGGGTATTGCGTCCGGTAAAAGAAGAGACCTGAATACGGTCTCTGATTACCAGCATCTTTTTGCCGACTACAGGAAAGATCTGTCGAAGAAAAAGAAGCACCTTTTTAAGCTTGCGGAACTTATGGGTCAATACGGGAGGCTTGCCTTGACCTGCTTTGAACATAAATCTTCGTTTTGCCATCGGCACTGTATCAGTGACTATCTTCAAAAAGAGAAGAATCTGAAGGTCGTTCACTTATGA
- a CDS encoding YebC/PmpR family DNA-binding transcriptional regulator has protein sequence MSGHSKWSTIKRKKGANDAKRGKIFTKLIKEITVAAKMGGGDPDGNPRLRSAVNAAKAENMPKDNIDRAIKKGTGDLDGAVYEEILYEGYGPAGVAVLVETMTDNKNRTVADIRHYFSKSNGNLGESGCVAWMFDKRGVIVVDAEGVEEEELMELAIEAGAEDVVEEESNFRIFTAPEDFNDVVEALEKAEVKMDEASVSMVPQNTVEVVEEKPAKNLLTLLDNLEDHDDVQKVHANFDIPDEIIEALS, from the coding sequence GTGTCAGGACATTCCAAATGGAGCACCATTAAGAGGAAAAAAGGTGCCAATGATGCAAAACGAGGAAAGATTTTTACCAAGCTGATCAAGGAAATTACTGTAGCTGCCAAAATGGGCGGTGGCGACCCGGACGGCAATCCCAGGCTGCGCAGTGCCGTTAACGCAGCCAAGGCCGAAAACATGCCTAAGGATAATATTGATCGGGCGATTAAGAAGGGTACCGGTGATCTGGACGGTGCAGTCTATGAAGAGATCCTCTACGAGGGCTATGGGCCTGCTGGCGTGGCTGTTCTGGTAGAAACCATGACTGATAATAAAAACCGTACGGTTGCGGATATTCGTCATTATTTTTCCAAAAGCAACGGCAACCTGGGCGAGTCTGGTTGCGTGGCCTGGATGTTTGATAAGCGTGGTGTGATCGTGGTGGATGCTGAAGGCGTGGAAGAAGAAGAGTTGATGGAGCTGGCTATTGAGGCTGGCGCTGAAGATGTGGTGGAGGAAGAGAGCAACTTCCGCATTTTCACTGCACCTGAGGACTTTAATGATGTGGTCGAGGCTCTGGAAAAGGCTGAAGTCAAGATGGACGAAGCTTCCGTCTCAATGGTGCCGCAGAATACTGTGGAAGTGGTCGAAGAAAAGCCTGCCAAGAATTTGTTGACCTTGTTGGATAATCTGGAAGATCATGACGATGTTCAGAAAGTACATGCCAATTTTGACATTCCAGATGAGATCATCGAGGCCCTGTCATAG